Proteins encoded by one window of Azospirillum thiophilum:
- a CDS encoding metal ABC transporter permease codes for MTASDLLAGPFLEFAFMRRALAACVALSLGCGPVGVLLVLRRMSLMGDAMSHAVLPGAAIGFLTAGLSLWAMSIGGFLAGLAVALLAGLVSRATSLREDASFAAFYLISLAGGVLIVSLRGSNVDLMHVLFGTILAVDDAGLLLVAGIATVTLLTLALLYRPLVVECFDPGFLRAVGGSRGRLGALCHLVFLVLVVLNLVGGFQALGTLMAVGLMMLPAASARFWAERIVTLALTAMALAMASGIGGLLLSFHFNLPSGPAIVLVAGAAYLLSLALGPVGSLRTRWFPGRHLDA; via the coding sequence GTGACCGCCTCCGACCTTCTCGCCGGCCCCTTCCTGGAATTCGCCTTCATGCGCCGCGCGCTCGCCGCCTGCGTGGCGCTGTCGCTCGGCTGCGGCCCCGTCGGAGTCCTGCTGGTGCTGCGGCGGATGAGCCTGATGGGCGACGCCATGTCCCATGCCGTGCTGCCCGGCGCCGCCATCGGCTTCCTGACCGCCGGCCTGTCCTTGTGGGCGATGAGCATCGGCGGCTTTCTCGCCGGGCTGGCGGTGGCGCTGCTCGCCGGGCTGGTGTCGCGGGCGACCAGCCTGCGCGAGGATGCCAGCTTCGCCGCCTTCTACCTGATCTCGCTGGCCGGCGGCGTGCTGATCGTCTCGCTGCGCGGCAGCAACGTCGACCTGATGCATGTGCTGTTCGGCACCATCCTGGCGGTTGACGATGCCGGCCTGCTGCTGGTCGCCGGCATCGCCACCGTCACGCTGCTGACGCTGGCGCTGCTCTACCGCCCGCTGGTGGTGGAATGCTTCGACCCCGGCTTCCTGCGCGCGGTCGGCGGGTCGCGCGGACGCCTGGGGGCGCTGTGCCATCTCGTCTTTCTGGTGCTGGTGGTCCTCAACCTCGTCGGCGGCTTCCAGGCGCTCGGCACGCTGATGGCGGTCGGGCTGATGATGCTGCCGGCGGCCTCCGCCCGCTTCTGGGCCGAACGCATCGTCACGCTGGCGCTGACCGCGATGGCGCTCGCCATGGCGTCCGGCATCGGCGGGCTGCTGCTGTCCTTCCATTTCAACCTGCCCTCGGGGCCGGCGATCGTCCTGGTCGCCGGAGCCGCCTACCTGCTGTCCCTCGCCCTCGGCCCGGTCGGCAGCCTGCGGACGCGCTGGTTCCCCGGCCGGCATCTCGACGCCTGA
- a CDS encoding metal ABC transporter ATP-binding protein, which yields MTAFLSDGAADTLVRLTDLTLGYRRHPAVHHLSGGFRDGSLTAIVGPNGAGKSTLLKAVVGALPPFGGSVTLHGLEAADIAYLPQQAEVERDFPIDVLDTVLLGHWRRVGLFRRIGRALARQAEEALAVVGLSGFERRPIGALSAGQFQRVLFARMLLQDARLILLDEPFTAIDARTTADLLDVVRRWHGERRTVVAVLHDLDQVRAHFPDTLLLAREPVAWGRTADTLTAANLDRARSMAEAWDDRARPCRRTAP from the coding sequence ATGACCGCATTCCTCAGCGACGGAGCGGCGGACACGCTGGTCCGACTGACCGACCTGACGCTGGGCTACCGGCGGCATCCGGCGGTCCACCACCTGTCCGGCGGCTTCCGCGACGGCTCGCTCACCGCCATCGTCGGGCCGAACGGCGCCGGCAAGAGCACCCTGCTGAAGGCGGTGGTCGGCGCCCTGCCGCCCTTCGGCGGCTCGGTGACGCTGCACGGGCTGGAGGCCGCCGACATCGCCTATCTGCCGCAGCAGGCCGAGGTGGAGCGCGACTTTCCCATCGACGTGCTGGACACCGTGCTGCTCGGCCATTGGCGGCGGGTCGGCCTGTTCCGCCGCATCGGCCGCGCCCTGGCCCGGCAGGCCGAGGAGGCGCTGGCGGTGGTCGGCCTGTCCGGTTTCGAGCGGCGCCCGATCGGCGCCCTGTCGGCCGGCCAGTTCCAGCGCGTGCTGTTCGCCCGCATGCTGTTGCAGGACGCCCGCCTGATCCTGCTCGACGAGCCCTTCACCGCCATCGACGCCCGCACCACCGCCGACCTGCTCGACGTCGTGCGGCGCTGGCATGGCGAGCGGCGGACGGTGGTCGCCGTGCTGCACGACCTCGATCAGGTCCGCGCCCATTTCCCCGACACGCTGCTGCTGGCGCGCGAGCCGGTCGCCTGGGGCCGCACCGCCGACACGCTGACCGCCGCCAACCTCGACCGCGCCCGCTCGATGGCCGAGGCGTGGGACGACCGCGCCCGCCCCTGCCGGAGGACTGCGCCGTGA
- a CDS encoding DUF1826 domain-containing protein: MHCPTAPLAPLSSHGFTGPEDRGHVALCGTAAGLFAIRRPGVTLAVWRRRLPAGIAGECARLGPVPDAGPDAAPEAAAGRPSVRLVTTPDGVAADLAAALPSGWAGGPLIRDAVRLVRLYADIVGCPAVQLRLDSVAGNGCRFFHADHVGLRLLCTYRGAGTHWLPDDAVARSALGRGDNDAVLSDPRRIRKLGTGHVGLLKGEDWPGNRGRGLVHRSPPADPSGAPRLLLCLDHHDHPED, encoded by the coding sequence ATGCACTGCCCGACCGCTCCCCTGGCCCCCCTTTCCTCCCACGGCTTCACCGGCCCGGAGGATCGGGGGCATGTCGCCCTCTGCGGCACCGCCGCCGGACTGTTCGCCATCCGCCGCCCCGGCGTGACGCTGGCCGTGTGGCGGCGCCGTCTGCCGGCCGGCATCGCCGGGGAATGCGCCCGGCTCGGGCCAGTGCCTGATGCGGGACCGGATGCCGCACCGGAAGCGGCTGCCGGCCGGCCTTCCGTCCGCCTCGTCACCACGCCGGACGGCGTCGCCGCGGACCTCGCCGCCGCCCTGCCGTCCGGATGGGCCGGCGGGCCACTGATCCGCGATGCCGTCCGGCTGGTGCGCCTCTATGCCGACATCGTCGGCTGTCCCGCGGTCCAACTGCGGCTCGACAGCGTGGCCGGCAACGGCTGCCGCTTCTTCCATGCCGACCATGTCGGGCTGCGCCTGCTCTGCACCTACCGGGGGGCCGGAACCCACTGGCTGCCCGACGACGCGGTTGCGCGCTCCGCCCTGGGGCGGGGCGACAACGACGCCGTGCTGTCCGATCCCCGCCGCATCCGCAAGCTCGGCACCGGTCATGTCGGCCTGCTGAAGGGCGAGGACTGGCCCGGCAACCGCGGGCGCGGCCTCGTCCACCGCTCGCCGCCGGCCGATCCGTCGGGGGCACCGCGCCTGCTGCTCTGCCTGGACCATCATGATCATCCTGAGGATTGA
- a CDS encoding TonB-dependent receptor, producing the protein MRPVHLRSGPARRPSPLATLLLAAASFGPATAFAADAEPPVTPAPVTLSPVTVTGKAADPAPAGLALDRPNTGGSRLDLTPLETPASVEVISGRTIRDRGQTTVTEAVTQNATGFTSLAAPGNGGSSLATRGFAGHGSVMQLYDGTRLYVGSGTVTFPFDSWSAERIEVLRGPASVLYGEGAIGGVINVVPKRPTTDARHEAMVAIGTDGTRRAAFGSGGPVSEKLSYRLDVSGNRSNGWVDRGDTKNLAVSGAVRLQATPDFAVTLSNDYGDQQPQEYFGTPLINGGLNDALRHRNYNVADSAIRYRDNWTQLKAEWAVSDALTLRNTAYHLTSHRHWKDVESYAWIPATQRIQRSSYIEIYHDQRQVGDRFDATWRGSLFGLKNEMVGGFDLNRIEFKHTNNSPYGGSSSVDPFDPAPGLFLNSAGTSPRSRSRTHQYALFAEDRLSLTPQLALVGGIRYDAPTVERWDLVANSSYTKDFHATSWRTGAVYEVVPGLALYGQYATAVDPVGNLISLSPAQKDFELSTGRQLEIGVKQSFLEGRGEWTLAAYRLVKDKLLTTDPNRPAVTMQVGRQSARGLEASLSLGLWEGVRVDVNGALLQAKYDDFTQTVSGRAVSYAGNVPTGVPERTANIWGSWAFLPGWEARAGVQYVGKTYADAANTSVRPAYTVVNAGLDYRPTDNTKLSLRAYNLFDEVYAVAGGTTSWVLGRPRSAELAFSMTF; encoded by the coding sequence TTGCGTCCTGTCCATCTCCGCTCCGGCCCGGCCCGCCGACCGTCCCCGCTGGCGACGCTGCTGCTCGCGGCGGCCTCCTTCGGTCCGGCCACTGCATTTGCCGCCGACGCCGAGCCGCCGGTCACACCCGCCCCGGTGACGCTGTCTCCCGTCACCGTCACCGGCAAGGCGGCGGACCCGGCGCCGGCCGGGCTGGCGCTCGACCGCCCGAACACCGGCGGCAGCCGCCTGGACCTCACGCCGCTGGAAACCCCGGCCAGCGTCGAGGTGATCTCCGGCCGGACCATCCGCGACCGCGGCCAGACCACCGTGACCGAGGCCGTCACCCAGAACGCCACCGGCTTCACCTCGCTGGCGGCGCCCGGCAACGGCGGCTCGTCGCTGGCGACGCGCGGCTTCGCCGGCCACGGCTCGGTGATGCAGCTCTATGACGGGACGCGGCTCTATGTCGGGTCGGGCACCGTCACCTTCCCGTTCGACAGCTGGTCGGCCGAGCGGATCGAGGTGCTGCGCGGCCCGGCCTCCGTCCTCTATGGCGAGGGGGCGATCGGCGGCGTGATCAACGTGGTGCCCAAGCGCCCGACCACCGATGCCCGCCACGAAGCGATGGTCGCCATCGGCACCGACGGCACCCGCCGCGCCGCCTTCGGCAGCGGCGGCCCGGTGAGCGAAAAGCTGTCCTACCGGCTGGATGTCAGCGGCAACCGCTCCAACGGCTGGGTCGACCGCGGCGACACGAAGAACCTCGCGGTGTCGGGCGCGGTGAGGCTCCAGGCGACGCCCGACTTCGCCGTCACCCTGTCCAACGACTATGGCGACCAGCAGCCGCAGGAATATTTCGGCACGCCGCTGATCAATGGCGGCCTGAACGACGCGCTGCGCCACCGCAACTACAATGTGGCCGACAGCGCGATCCGCTATCGCGACAACTGGACCCAGCTGAAGGCCGAATGGGCGGTGTCCGATGCGCTGACCCTGCGCAACACCGCCTATCACCTGACCAGCCATCGCCATTGGAAGGACGTGGAGAGCTACGCCTGGATCCCGGCCACCCAGCGGATCCAGCGCAGCAGCTACATCGAGATCTACCACGACCAGCGGCAGGTCGGCGACCGCTTCGACGCGACGTGGCGCGGCTCGCTGTTCGGGCTGAAGAACGAGATGGTCGGCGGCTTCGACCTGAACCGGATCGAGTTCAAGCACACCAACAACTCGCCCTATGGCGGGTCGAGCAGCGTCGATCCCTTCGACCCGGCGCCCGGCCTGTTCCTCAACAGCGCCGGCACCTCGCCGCGCAGCCGCTCGCGCACCCACCAATATGCGCTGTTCGCCGAGGACCGGCTGTCGCTGACCCCGCAACTGGCGCTGGTCGGCGGCATCCGTTACGACGCCCCCACGGTCGAGCGCTGGGATCTGGTGGCGAACAGCAGCTACACCAAGGACTTCCACGCCACCAGCTGGCGGACCGGCGCGGTGTACGAGGTCGTTCCCGGCCTCGCCCTCTACGGACAATACGCCACGGCGGTCGATCCGGTCGGCAACCTGATCTCGCTGTCGCCGGCGCAGAAGGATTTCGAGCTGTCCACCGGCCGCCAGCTGGAGATCGGCGTCAAGCAGTCCTTCCTGGAGGGCCGCGGCGAGTGGACGCTGGCCGCCTACCGCCTCGTCAAGGACAAGCTGCTGACCACCGACCCCAACCGGCCGGCGGTGACGATGCAGGTCGGCCGGCAATCCGCCCGCGGGCTGGAGGCGTCGCTGTCGCTCGGCCTGTGGGAGGGGGTGCGGGTCGACGTGAACGGCGCGCTGCTGCAGGCCAAGTATGACGACTTCACGCAAACGGTGTCGGGCCGCGCGGTGTCCTATGCCGGCAACGTGCCGACCGGCGTGCCGGAGCGCACCGCCAACATCTGGGGAAGCTGGGCCTTCCTGCCCGGCTGGGAGGCGCGGGCCGGCGTGCAGTATGTCGGCAAGACCTACGCCGACGCCGCCAACACCAGCGTCCGCCCTGCCTACACGGTGGTCAATGCCGGGCTGGACTACCGGCCGACGGACAATACCAAGCTCAGCCTGCGCGCCTACAACCTGTTCGACGAGGTCTATGCCGTGGCCGGCGGCACGACGAGCTGGGTGCTGGGCCGTCCGCGCTCGGCCGAGCTGGCCTTCTCCATGACCTTCTGA
- a CDS encoding (2Fe-2S) ferredoxin domain-containing protein, which yields MMEHGTMPPTLPNPARTIVLYGRASFDHGQTLKTLAAALTALHAARGETVTVATAHADLSGPALPAVLAGLERAGATEALVIPSMVPADPSLSAWLPGALSHWIAQGSRMTVRLAPPVESALDLPAALDRIASDASAATDVCATEPSLGKPGWSAIPEHGRQIFVCVGARCLHRGADALYQHLRAAMKGHRALNAGPRRVMCARTSCLYPCNRGPLLVVQPDAVWYGDLTPERIDRLVAGHLLADAPHAADILHRNLPAEPAEDDPMG from the coding sequence ATGATGGAACACGGCACCATGCCCCCGACCCTGCCGAATCCGGCGCGGACCATCGTCCTCTATGGCCGCGCGTCCTTCGACCATGGCCAGACCCTCAAGACCCTGGCGGCGGCGCTGACCGCCCTCCATGCCGCGCGCGGCGAGACGGTGACGGTGGCGACCGCCCATGCCGACCTGTCCGGCCCCGCCCTGCCCGCCGTCCTGGCCGGGCTGGAGCGGGCCGGCGCGACCGAAGCGCTGGTGATCCCCAGCATGGTCCCGGCCGATCCCAGCCTGTCGGCATGGCTGCCGGGGGCGCTCAGCCATTGGATAGCGCAGGGCAGCCGGATGACCGTCCGGCTGGCCCCGCCGGTGGAAAGCGCGCTGGACCTGCCCGCCGCCCTCGACCGCATCGCAAGCGACGCCTCCGCCGCAACGGACGTATGCGCGACCGAGCCCAGCCTCGGGAAGCCCGGCTGGTCGGCGATCCCCGAGCATGGCCGGCAGATCTTCGTCTGCGTCGGCGCCCGCTGCCTGCATCGCGGCGCCGATGCGCTGTACCAGCATCTGCGCGCGGCGATGAAGGGGCACCGCGCGCTGAACGCCGGCCCGCGCCGGGTGATGTGCGCGCGGACCAGCTGCCTCTACCCGTGCAACCGCGGCCCGCTGCTGGTCGTGCAGCCCGATGCGGTCTGGTACGGCGACCTGACGCCCGAGCGGATCGACCGCCTCGTCGCCGGCCATCTGCTGGCCGACGCGCCGCACGCCGCCGACATCCTGCACCGCAATCTCCCGGCCGAGCCGGCGGAGGACGACCCGATGGGTTGA
- a CDS encoding FecCD family ABC transporter permease → MSRSRLPLLLAVLLVPSLVAAVGFGAAPIPVAKVWAVIAHELWPALPPLPDASRAERNIVWELRLPRVLLGALAGAGLAAVGAVLQVVTRNPLADPYLFGVSAGASVGAVTVLLYAGAVAGSVGLPAAAFLGALTAMLAVFAAARGRDGTVSSERLVLTGVAVAFILHAVTNALIVAAMDRGADAALFWMMGGFGTARWSILPIPAGLTLAGLLWLWLRADTVNTLALGDDAARSLGTDPGRLRLELFAVTALMTGALVSACGGIGFVGLAVPHIARMLVGGSLRALLPVAALGGALLLLWVDVVARTAFAPREIPVGVVTALVGGAFFLWLMRHKSAL, encoded by the coding sequence ATGAGCCGCTCCCGCCTGCCCCTGCTGCTGGCCGTCCTTCTCGTGCCGTCCCTGGTCGCCGCCGTCGGCTTCGGCGCCGCGCCCATCCCGGTCGCCAAGGTCTGGGCGGTGATCGCGCACGAGCTTTGGCCGGCGCTCCCCCCGCTCCCCGACGCCAGCCGGGCCGAGCGCAACATCGTCTGGGAACTGCGGCTGCCGCGCGTGCTGCTGGGCGCGCTGGCCGGGGCCGGGCTGGCGGCGGTGGGCGCCGTGCTCCAAGTGGTGACGCGCAACCCGCTGGCCGACCCCTACCTGTTCGGCGTGTCGGCCGGCGCCTCGGTCGGGGCGGTGACCGTCCTGCTCTATGCTGGCGCCGTGGCCGGATCGGTGGGCTTGCCGGCCGCCGCCTTCCTGGGCGCGCTCACCGCCATGCTGGCCGTCTTCGCGGCGGCACGGGGCCGCGACGGCACGGTGAGCAGCGAGCGGCTGGTGCTGACCGGGGTCGCGGTCGCCTTCATCCTGCATGCGGTCACCAACGCGCTGATCGTCGCCGCCATGGACCGCGGGGCCGACGCCGCGCTGTTCTGGATGATGGGCGGCTTCGGCACCGCGCGCTGGAGCATCCTGCCCATCCCAGCCGGCCTCACCCTCGCCGGGCTGCTCTGGCTGTGGCTGCGCGCCGACACCGTCAACACGCTGGCGCTGGGCGACGATGCCGCCCGCTCGCTCGGCACCGATCCGGGACGCCTGCGGCTGGAGCTGTTCGCCGTCACCGCGCTGATGACCGGGGCGCTGGTGTCGGCCTGCGGCGGCATCGGCTTCGTCGGGCTGGCGGTGCCGCACATCGCGCGGATGCTGGTCGGCGGTTCCCTGCGGGCGCTGCTGCCGGTGGCGGCGCTGGGCGGCGCGCTGCTGCTGCTGTGGGTCGACGTCGTCGCCCGCACCGCCTTCGCCCCGCGCGAGATCCCGGTCGGCGTCGTCACCGCGCTCGTCGGCGGCGCCTTCTTCCTCTGGCTCATGCGCCACAAGTCCGCGCTGTAG
- a CDS encoding ABC transporter substrate-binding protein: MIPPFLRGLALALLLGTAACGAHAQSYPVEVANCFETARFTGPPKRPMVHDTNMTQTMLDLGLADRLVAVSGIAGAEHRLIAPPGAPPGIVAALPRLPDRAPTLEAVLSADPDFLFAGWSYGFNEARGLTPARLAEMGVATYSLRESCIRIGPREPISMDTLYADLLSLGKIFGISERAEAMVADFRRRVAAVTERTAAATERPRVMYCDDCHTDGAPLSVGREGMTSLLMELAGGRNIFDDIPNSYVRVSWEEMVRRNPQWIIVSDHRIPAEAAIRHLLAAPQLADVEAVRERRFIVLTYAEQTPSTRNVDALERMARTLHPELFRQ; encoded by the coding sequence ATGATCCCGCCCTTCCTCCGCGGCCTTGCGCTGGCCCTCCTGCTGGGAACGGCCGCCTGCGGTGCGCACGCCCAGAGCTACCCGGTCGAGGTCGCCAACTGCTTCGAGACCGCCCGTTTCACCGGCCCGCCCAAGCGGCCGATGGTGCACGACACCAACATGACGCAGACCATGCTGGATCTCGGCCTCGCCGACCGTCTGGTCGCCGTTTCCGGCATCGCCGGGGCCGAGCACCGGCTGATCGCCCCGCCCGGCGCCCCGCCCGGCATCGTCGCCGCCCTGCCGCGGCTGCCCGACCGCGCCCCGACGCTGGAGGCGGTGCTGTCCGCCGATCCCGACTTCCTGTTCGCCGGCTGGAGCTACGGCTTCAACGAGGCGCGCGGCCTCACCCCGGCGCGGCTGGCCGAGATGGGGGTCGCCACCTACAGCTTGCGGGAAAGCTGCATCCGCATCGGCCCGCGCGAGCCGATCAGCATGGACACGCTCTACGCCGACCTGCTGTCCCTCGGCAAAATCTTCGGCATTTCCGAGCGCGCCGAAGCGATGGTCGCCGATTTCCGCCGCCGCGTCGCCGCGGTGACCGAGCGCACCGCCGCCGCCACCGAGCGTCCGCGCGTGATGTATTGCGACGACTGCCACACCGACGGCGCGCCGCTGTCGGTCGGGCGCGAGGGCATGACCAGCCTGCTGATGGAGCTGGCCGGCGGCCGCAACATCTTCGACGACATCCCCAACAGCTATGTCCGGGTCAGCTGGGAGGAGATGGTGCGGCGGAATCCGCAATGGATCATCGTCAGCGACCACCGCATCCCGGCCGAGGCGGCGATCCGCCATCTGCTGGCCGCGCCGCAGCTGGCCGATGTCGAGGCGGTGCGCGAGCGCCGCTTCATCGTCCTGACCTATGCCGAGCAGACGCCCTCGACCCGCAACGTCGATGCGCTGGAACGGATGGCCCGCACCCTGCACCCGGAGCTGTTCAGGCAATGA
- a CDS encoding ABC transporter ATP-binding protein, translating into MTPAPFPTGPSQKPSPPAAIAVEGLDCRLGGSLGGRTVLHQVGFSVPPGILLGILGPNGSGKTTLLRCLAGLQAPSAGRIRIEGEDPRALRPVELARRLALQAQDSAAALGFTVRDVVGMGRLAHRRSAFAGPGPEDRAIVEDALARLELTALADRPVERLSGGERQRTMIARALAQRPRILLLDEPTNHLDIHHRFALLDLLRGLGITVVATLHDIDLAARWCDRILLMKDGRLLSDAPPDAALTPERLAAVYRVAATVDRHPGNGRLRIDLSPLPAT; encoded by the coding sequence ATGACGCCAGCGCCTTTCCCGACCGGACCATCCCAAAAACCATCACCACCCGCCGCCATCGCGGTGGAGGGGCTGGATTGCCGGCTGGGCGGCAGTCTGGGCGGCCGGACCGTGCTGCATCAGGTCGGCTTCTCCGTTCCGCCCGGCATCCTCCTCGGCATCCTCGGCCCCAACGGGTCAGGCAAGACCACGCTGCTGCGCTGCCTCGCCGGGTTGCAGGCCCCCTCGGCCGGCAGAATCCGCATCGAGGGCGAGGATCCGCGCGCCCTGCGCCCGGTGGAGCTGGCCCGCCGGCTGGCGCTCCAGGCGCAGGATTCCGCCGCCGCGCTGGGCTTCACCGTGCGCGACGTGGTCGGCATGGGCCGGCTGGCCCACCGCCGCTCCGCCTTCGCCGGTCCGGGGCCGGAGGATCGCGCCATCGTCGAGGACGCGCTGGCCCGGCTGGAGCTGACCGCGCTGGCCGACCGCCCGGTCGAACGGCTGTCGGGCGGCGAGCGCCAGCGGACGATGATCGCCCGCGCCCTGGCCCAACGCCCGCGCATCCTGCTGCTCGACGAGCCGACCAACCACCTGGACATCCACCACCGCTTCGCCCTGCTCGACCTGCTGCGCGGCCTCGGCATCACCGTGGTGGCGACACTGCACGACATCGATCTGGCGGCGCGCTGGTGCGACCGCATCCTGTTGATGAAGGACGGCCGCCTGCTGTCCGACGCCCCACCGGACGCGGCGCTGACCCCCGAGCGGCTGGCCGCGGTCTACCGGGTCGCCGCCACGGTGGACCGCCATCCCGGCAACGGCCGGCTGCGCATCGACCTCTCTCCCCTGCCGGCCACCTGA